Within the Leisingera thetidis genome, the region TGCAAGGGGGCGGCTTCCGGCGCGCCTGAAAACGCGGTCTGAGTCGACGCCAGCACGCCGGATGCGTCCGCCAGCTGCTCGGCCGCCGCACGCCGCCGCAGGGACGGATCTGCGGCCGGACGGTCAGGCGCAGCGGTTTCGGTGCGGCGGGTCAGGACCGGCTGCGCGGTCAAGGAGGCCGCGGTGATTCTTTCCGGCAGCGGTGCAGGGGCAGCAGCTTTGGCGGCAACGGCAGGCTCAGGCCGTTTCGGGGGCTCGAAGCCGGCGCCTCCGCTCAGCTCGTAAAAACCCCACCCAAGAAAGGCGAAAGATACAAAAATAAAACGCGGCATAACCCGGTCCCCCCCAATCACCACCACACGGCAGCTGCACAGAATTGCATTGGTTTGGAAATAAACGCGCGGCGCGGCTGCCTGGTTCCACTCTATCTAGTGCAAGTTAATGCGCGGGAAACAGGGGAGAGCCGGCCGGCTTCTCCCCGCAAGCTGCGCCGCCGCCGCCGTGCCGTGCCGTGCGAATTTCGCGCGCGCCCGCTTTACCAATCCGGGCGGCGGCAGTATCACCAATCCATGACCGACCTGGTAGAAGACCCCGACATGCCGTCCGCCCCCGAACAAGGCGAAATCCTGGAACCGCTGCGCCGCGCCATCGGCGAGCGCTATCTGACCTATGCGCTCAGCACCATCATGCACCGGGCGCTGCCCGATGCCCGCGACGGGCTGAAGCCGGTGCACAGACGGATCCTGTACGCGATGAA harbors:
- a CDS encoding SH3 domain-containing protein; the protein is MPRFIFVSFAFLGWGFYELSGGAGFEPPKRPEPAVAAKAAAPAPLPERITAASLTAQPVLTRRTETAAPDRPAADPSLRRRAAAEQLADASGVLASTQTAFSGAPEAAPLQLASLDGGLAAITAAPAAAAVPDRPAPETHADRRTIRASRVNMRQGPGTNYPVIARLLGGDEVIVIEDSGTGWLHLRAPANGRVGWIAASLVSKKRP